The genomic segment GGCCTGTCGCAGCCAGACGCATTCACAAGGGAGCATTTGTGGAGTGTCTGCTGTGTGCCTGGCCAGGATCGGCAGTGGGGACAGGGCTGGGCGCTCAGGGAGCTAACAGCCTGGCCACAGTGCCTGCTCCCTGGTGGGTGCTATGACCCACAGCTCCGCCCTGCGTACAGGGGACCCACCATGCCTTACAGGGTAAGGAGATCACCATCCACCCTCCTGTAGAAAAAGTGGGGCATGTGCTGCCTGGCCCCTTGCAAGGCTTCAGAGAGAGAACCCTGGCTCTTTGCTTCACTGGGCAGAGGGGCACCCTGGCTCTTTGCCAAGCTGGGGTTGGGGGTTCCTGCTCTTCGCCCAGCCACAGGCCCCAGCGTGGGCCAAGGCTTGCCCCAGTGCTGAGGAAACCCAGCGGGTGGGCCCTAATGGGGTGGTGAAGGGGTTAGTCGCCGGCCGGCCGGCTGGGCTGCCAAACTGAAGGAGACattgttcttttcatttcctttccacGTCCAGGAGGCCCGCTGGCAAGGTGCGAACGAAGCTGTAATTGCAGGGCCCCACGTGTCATCCATGGGGCTGTAACTCAAGAAAGGTGCAGGCCAGACCCCAACTGCTCAGAGGGGCCCCCCCTGCTTGGCCAACACCCGTCCCGCCTGCCTGGCCGGCCTGGGCGCCTCTGCagccccccccacctcccccgggACTGCGGCAGCCCCGCCCTCGgccggagggggcgggggcaaggggaaCCCGGCTGAGGGGGGACGACccgccctgcactctccttggggTGGGGAACAGCCCTCCACCCGCGTGCCCAGGTGGGCACCGGCAGCAGCCTGCAGCACCACTCGCTCGGGAACACCGGACACAAGACTGGCCCCGCCCCCCAACGGTGCCGCCACCCCGCCCCGTGCCTTTCCCCCCCATTCCCCAGAAAGCGGCCAACGCCCCCAGGGACGAAGTCCCAGAGAACGCCCTCGGAGCCCCTCGCCGTCCCCAAGCGCCAGCCAAAGTGAGCGCGGCCTTCCGAGCGCCCGGAGCCCCCAGTCCCGCGCCCAGGTGttccccacccccgtcccccgCTCGGGTGACACTGCGGCAGCGCGCGCGGGCGGGGCGcaccgggggcggggcgggcggggacCGCGGGGGGCGGCGCGGGGCGCGTTGCCATGGCGGCCCTGCGCGCGTAGCCATTCCGGCTAGCTGAGCCAGACCCGCGCGGAGCCAGCCGCCGGCCGGGGGCGGAGGCCGCTGGGGGGCGAGGccaggcggggagggggcgccggCTCCGCGCAGATCTCCGCGGTCAGTGCGCCCCGGGCGAGCGCGGCGGCTCAGGCGGTGGCCGAGTCTGTGGCGCCGCCGGCGCTCCAAGGATGCAGGCCATGGACCCGGCCGCAGCGGATTTTTATGAGGAGGACGGCAAAGACCTAGACTTCTACGACTTCGAGCCGCTCCCTACTCTGCCAGAGGATGAGGTAAGCCCCCGCCCCATGGTGGGACCCCCCCATCCCCCACGGAGGGTTTCGCAGagagccccccccaccccggaagatgccccagcctccccaggcccCCGGCCCTGGGCCAGGTCCTGGCAGCTGTTCTCACCAACCCCTACCGGCCTTTAACATTTTTGCCTGGAGGGAACAGGACGCCAGAATGCCACATGGGACAGCAGCCGGTGGGCTGTCACTGCAGAAGTTGGCACTCTGCGAGGGTGGGCTCCCGATTACAAATGCTGGTGGATGAGTGTGGAGGTGGGCTTCGGGGCAGGAGCAGAGCATGCCAGCGCCCTAGGAGGTCAGTGGAAGGCTCCGGGCAGCAGAGCCCAATCAGGCCAGACTGCTcagcagcgggggtgggggtaggcCCCCCACGACTGAGGGCTGATTCTTGCTTCCTGAGGACAACAGTAGCCTTTGGTCAGGAGCCCAAGTCCTGGGGCTGCCCCTCAACCTCAAGAGCAGAGGGGCTGGGTCTCTGCCACCTGGGGCTTCCGGCCACTAACTGGGCCAAGTGCCCACGGAGCCAGTTTGCCTGCGACTCCATCAGAGAAGCCGTCCCCACTGGCCTGGGCTTGTTCTTGCAGCTGAGGCAACCCTCCAGTGCCCCATAGGCTGTGGGATGGGGTCTAATGAATAAACTCCGTGGCCCTTAAGCAAGATGGTCTCCCCACCAGAGGTGGCCCCCAGAGGACGCAGCTGCTCCCAGGAAGACCCTCTGGTCTCCCAGGGCTGTGAGGTCTGCCCAGAGCACCCTCCACGCCCACCGTGGGCACAAGCCCCCATCTGTTGAGGAGTGCTGGCGCTGTGGGGCCATTAGCAGGGGCTGCGATGCTCCCCTCCAAGTGGCGAGACCCCCCACCTGCCCCTCTGGGCCAGGCCTCCAGCGAGGCAGCCCCGGCCAGGCCCTCCTGGGCCGGAGGGGCTTCGTAGCGCCAGCATGCCCCACCCCCACGTCCCTGCAGGGCCGGCTCTGAGGACGGAGGGGCTCATGCTCTAGGAGCGGTCCTTCCAGGCTACTGGCGGGGCCGCTGAGCCAGTGCCCCAGGGTTTCGTgttgctccccccgcccccccccccgagtGGCCTGGATTTGGCGAGAAAGAAGCCTGCAGAGAGGAGAGGCAAGGAATTAAATAAACCTTTGGCTATCTCCATGGCTTTGATGGAGAAAGAAAGGGTGCTCCCAGCCCACAGCCTTCAAACGTTTCCCCAGAGGACGAATCTCTGAAGTATCTGTTGGAGGACTCACCTCCCACCCAAGTCACCGTCCAAGGCAGACACAGAAAGTGGCTCCTCCCTCGGAGCCTCCCTGCATCCGCTGCCCCACGCTCGCGGGGCCTCCTCCATGCCTGGCACACCGAGTCAGCGATGGTGCCAGACAGACAGGACCGGCTGAGCCGGGATTTGGACACAGCCTCGGCCCCACGCCTGCCCTCCTGCCGTTCCCTGatgccttctcctgggaggagtgTCCCCAGCGCCACTCTGGGTTGGAGCAGCCGGGGTCCCCATCATCCTGCGACCGAGGCCTCTGGGGAAAGCGCAGTAGCGTCCATAATGGGTTCAGGGGGCCCTTCAGACTTCTCACCCCCTCTCTGGAGAGAGAGGCTCTGCCTTGGTATGTTCTCGGCTTCCACCAGCGTCCTGTCCCTGGTCCAGCCTGTGCTCCCTGCACACTTGGTGTGCTTGACATTGACCGCTCTGAATCTCCACCAGGGACCGTGCCTGCCTGCTACAGTGTCGTGTAGTCAGGGTGCATCTGAAAAGCCTCTCTGTGTAGGGGGCGGGGGGGCTGTGCTGAAGGAGCCCCCGGAGGGAGCTTCCAGGGAGGGACGGTCCGAGCCACACAAGACACAGGAATGTGCCAGTTACAAAGCTAATTATCTCAACTGGCTGTACAGTGAGCTCAAGAAGTAGAACCCTGCAGACACCCCCGCCCCCGCAGGGGCCCCGGACCCTCCCTCCCCCGTTGCAACCCCAGAGAAAAATCCAAATTGCTGGTGAGCGTAATGAGATGTCCACTGTAACCAGggaattcaaaacacagccaCCATGAACACCCCTCCACAAGCACCAGGTTGGCGAGAACCAGGGAGCTGGAGCGTGGCCCTAGCTGGAGGGGAGCGGGCAGCGGTAGCCCGCCCTGGCTGCtggtgggaggctggggcggaGCAGCCTCTTTGGAAAAGTCTGGCACCGGATAGCGAAGTGCCAGCCACTTTATTCTGGGCACCTACCCAGAGACAGGTGGCCCGTGGGCGGCGCCTGAGCATGAGGACTCTCTGGGCTAGAGACCCCCGGGGACATGGGGAGGTCTTGGAGGCTGCAGCCTAGCCGGGTCTCTGGCCACCTGCAGGCAGCTCCACTGCATTGGTACAAGCAGAGGCAGGGGGTGCGGGTCAGGCAGAGCTGCTGCGGGAGACGCAGGCACCAGGCCATCGCAGGTAGCGGTGCCACTGGCCTTTGGGGCTTTCAAGGGCAGACATCTCCCCGCCCCCAGACTCCACCGAGGGAAAGGAGGTTCTTACCTGTCCCAAGTCCAGCAGCACATCCCCAGCATCTCTGAGCCAGAAGCTGGGCTGGGCCTAAGGATTTGAAGGCAGAGGGGGCGCTCACAGCTGGGGGACCCCATGAATGGTGAGGGGGTCTGGACTGGATTTTGAAGAACCTTCTGGCCCTGCCCTTAGAGCTGGGTCTGTACCTGGGAGATGAAGACTCTGAAGGCTGGCCAGCAACAACCAGGTCAGACCAGGGGGCAGTGGCAGGCGGGAAGTCCCCCAGCCTCCAGCGGGCCCTGGGTCCCCGAGGTGGGGCTGGAACCAGGCATCTGGAGCAGCCTGGGCCAGCTTCTCGTGGCACACCACCCCCTCCGCAGCTTCTGCCTCGGGCCCTGAGGCCCCGCAGGCCTCCAGGCACAGTCCATCTGGGTGTGGATCGGGGCCTGCCTGGCGTGAGACTCGGGGCCGTGGGGCCCTTCCTGGGAAGAGCAGAGGCTGGCAGGATGCCCACGCAGCTCCGGTCCACTGGGGCTGGAACTCTGAGGGGCTGGTGGGCTGAGATCCTGAGCGGCCGACGTGTGCCTCCCCGTCTCTCTGTCCTTGTCTTCGGCCCATTAGCCAAGGCCTTtcagccctccctcctgccctacCTGGGCCGTGGATTCGGGCAGGGGAGGGTCATTCCCCCTGCCTGGGCCAGAGCAGGGGGTCCAGAGGGGTGGGTGGCAGGCCCCAGAGGGTGGTGACCATGGGCCCAGGGTCTGGGATCCCTCATTATGTGGCAAGACCTCCCCTCGGTGAGTCAGGGGCCAGCAGCATCCCTCAGCTCTGTCCTGGAACCTGCTCCAGCTGAGTCCTGCCTTCCCGTTGCAACGGTGGGGTTTCAGAGGGGCTGAGGCCATCCTGACTGAGTGGAGGATGCTCCCCCATGAATAAATACCCCCGTAGGTGCCCCCCATGAAGAAGTGTTGGCCTTTGGCTTCCCTCGGGGGTGTCCACCTCACTGGGGCATCTTTCCACTGGGCAGGGACCGCAGGGCCTGGACCTGAGCAGGAAGTCATGTTGGGGGCCCTGAGGTGCCCCGGGGGCAGACCTGACCTGCGCTCCCTTCTCTTGGCAGCACGTCCAGTCACAGCTGGGTGAGTGGGCGGGCAGGCTGGTCGGTGTGAGCCACAGCCAGCAGAGAGTCGGTGAGCCCCCGCAGCGCGACGGCTCAGACTCACCCTCCTCGGCAGCCGTGGGGCCCTCAGGCTGCTGCCTGATTCGTGTTTCATGTGTCTGCGtatgtgcgtgcacgtgtgtgttgtgcgtgcgcgcgcacgtgtgtgGGTCCACAGCACCAAGGCGCGTCTCTAACCAGGCCCCCAGGCATCCCCGGGAGTGTACGGCTCTCCTGGGTCCTGTGGGGTCCTGGGTGGTGCAGAGAGGCCCCAGGTTCACCTAGATCAGAAGCCCTTTTACTGGGGAACCTTGGGAACACAGCAGGGAGGTCTGGAAGTTTTGACTTCTGGGTTCTCCACCCTCTTGTCCTCCCCAGTCTAATCGTCTGCTCTGCCTTTTGTCTTGGTTTCTCCTTTTAAAAGCCCAGGCCACCTTCCCCACAAGGGCCAGTGAGGGGCTCTCTGCTCTCGGGGTCTCCCAGGCCTGTGGCCTTCTGTTCCCCAGCCTTCTCCCttcaccccaccctgccccatgCAAAGAGCTGGGAGGGCCCCGGAGTGACGTCCCTGAGCCCCTCCTTGAGCCAAGAGAAGGCAGCAGACGGTGGGATGCGCCAATTCACACGGGGAGACCCAGCCCTGGTCCCCTTCCTGCCACCCCGTGCCACACGCTGCCCGGCCAGATGCACACACAGCCGCTCCTCATCCTGTCTCTTCCTTCCTTGCTGCAGACCTGGCATCTCTCTTGCTGTGATGGTGGGGATCCTGTGCAATGCAGGTGGGAGAAGTTCAAGGGCTAGAGGTGGGAGGCCCTCTTTAGGACCTGATAGCTTGGCTACACTTGAGAACCGCCCTGTGTGCTGGTGGGTGGAGCAGCTGAGCCTGGAGGCAGAAGTTAGATGGAGGACAGGAGATGGGGGACCACTCGTATGCATGACCCCCCAACGCACCCCCAGCCTGCACCCCCCCCACAGGCTGGATGTCCACGCCCTCCCCTGACCCATCACGGGCCTCATCCAGGTCTCAGCTCCCAGCCAACCCCCACCAGGCAGGCAgtgtgtgaacacacacacacacacacacacacgagatgATCAGGCCGTCAAGCAGGAGAccagaagagggaggagaggtACAGGGTATCTGCTGTGTGAGGGTGCAGGGGTGTGTAGTGGTGTGTGTGAGCCCATGGGTCACGTGTGCTCGTTGGTGTGAGTATGCGTGTGTGACTTGCAAGCACGTGTGGgcatgtgtgtggatgtgtgagCTTGTGTGTGTCCGTGCATTGGTCAGTAAATAAACGGGTGAGAGTCATGTGCACGTGTGGGGAGGGCGTGCTGGTGTGCGTGCCCATGTGCGCATAGTGCCTGACGGAGTGTGCTAGCATGTTGTGTGTGGTGGTgggtgtgcacgtgtgtgagCACGAGTGTCGGTGACATGACACGAGTCAGATCTGGAGGTGGGGCCGCTGTGCGTAGTGTCCCGGGGCCGTCCTCTTCTAGAGCTGTTGTCCTCGCTCTCTGGCTGTGGTGTCGTCCTCTGACACGTCACGTGGTTGTCACAGGCCTTGTTGGCAGCTTCCGCGGGTCCCTCCATTTCTTTCACCTGCTACAACCTAAAAAGGTGCCGCTGAGCCCTGTGTGCTGAGCCCGTGAGCCTGGGACGCTGGAGCTGGGGCCGCGACGTCGGGGACAACGGCCCAGGTCCCGGCTCCAGGGCGAACACCTGCTCCAGCGGCAGCTGGCGTGTCACCCGATGCTCGGAGGCTCTGCCGTCCAGGGAGTCGTGGGATGACGTTCTGTTGGGTGTTTTGGGTTTGGGGGGAGGTTTGAGACCTTGCCTGAAACTTCCCTCCTGACGTAAGATGAGACAATGACCTGCTGCCCCACGTCTCCTGCTTCCCTGGAGTTAGTCTCCACATCGGGGCCTGTCCCAGACTGGCCACCCCTTGCAGGCGGCCCTTGGTGGCTCAGCCCAGGCCTGTCTCGGCAGGAGAACGTGTCCCTGGCCGACATCCTCTCCCTGCGGGACAGCGGCCTCAGCGAGCAGGAGGCCTGGGCCGTGTGCCTGGAGTGCAGTCTGTCCATGAGGAGTGTTGCGCACTCGGCCATCTTCCAGACGCTCTGCATCACGCCCGACACGCTGGCCTTCAACACCAGTGGGAACGTGTGCTTCATGGAGCAGCTCAGCGGTGAGgcccgggcggggcgggcgggcaggTGCCTGGGGCTGAACGTGAGCGCTGACGCGGCCCAGTGGACGCCGCCCCTCCGTGGCCCCCTGCGACAGTATCTGAGCGCGGGTGACCACGGAGGGACCTCCAGACCCTCGCGGGGCTCAAGACCTGCGGGCGGGTGTTCGTGACCGCAGCCCTGGCACACGTGGCCCTGCACAGGGGCCTTCAGGCGGGATGATCTGGcgccttctcttcctccccagaCGACCCTGAGGGAGCCTTTGTCCCCCCGGAGTTCGATGTGACTGGGAACACCTTTGAGGTGAGTGGCAGCAGGTGGGCCCCCCAGACGTCTCTCCCACTGGTCATCACCTGGTGTCAGCATGGCCATGGGGTCCACCCCAAAAGGGCCAGTGCCGCGGGGGACAGAGCTGGGGGCGTCCCGAGGAGGTAGGGTGGTGCCAGGGGCCCCGCCACGGCTGCCAGACGTGCTGTATCTGGGTGCACGCTTGTCGTATAGTGCGTGGCATGTTTTCTCGGGTGTGAACTGACTACATTTTAAGATGCTAAAAGTGCCTAAAATTACCAGTGGTGGCTGGCGGGACTCGCGGCTTCTCTGAGGATCCGTGGGTGCAGCTCCCTCACCCTGCGGAGGGAGCAGCCTCTGAATCACTCACTAGTGTGAGCGGGGCCCACACGGGCTCCCACATGCGGGCTGAAGTCGCCGAGGCCTCTCGGGGGGCACCCAGCAGGAAGGACCCCTGGGCGCCCCCGTGCACACCCTCAGGCCCCTGTGCGCCGCGGCGGCGGGCATCACAGCCCCGCAGGAAGGGCCGGGGGGCGTGGAGAAGGGGGCCGCCTCGCAGGCCCCGCCCACCTGTGCCCTGGTAACTTTCCGGAAAGAGCCTCGTGCTCCGCGGTAGCGTCTGGAACTTCCTTCCACACGGTTTCGCTAAGACTCATCTGCGCCGGGTGCTGTGTCATTCGTGGTGGGAAACGCTGGCCTACAGGCGGCCGGGAGGGGAGACGGGGTGCTGCTCTGCGCGGCCTCCTCGCGTCAGTCCGTCTGTCCGGGGAGAGTTTCCCAGCGGCAGGAtggccacagggcagggtgggTGATGCTCACCTGTTTTCTACGTGGTTGCTCTAGAGTGCACTGCCACCGGCACGTGGAGAcacccctgcctccccctcctccaggatcGGTTCTGCCGAGATTTCCTGGGTTTGCATTCCCGCCATCAGGAAGGTGGGCTTGCGGGTGACCAGGCGGGGATCCGTCCGTGGGAAAGTCCATCGCTATTCGATTGTTGCGCTTTCTCCATGTGCTCCCAGCCCTGTGCCAGGGCTGCAGGTGTCTGTCCGCCCCGCAGCGTGGCTTCTCACTTCCTTTAGGGCAGCAGTTCTCAGACTTCTTGGTCTTGGGACCCTTTACACTCCTAAAAATAGTTAAGTACTTTTGAGTATGTGGGTTTTATCTATCCGGTACTTACTGTATTACAGATTAAAATGGACAAATGGATAAAAAGTT from the Vicugna pacos chromosome 11, VicPac4, whole genome shotgun sequence genome contains:
- the KNDC1 gene encoding kinase non-catalytic C-lobe domain-containing protein 1 isoform X9, with the protein product MQAMDPAAADFYEEDGKDLDFYDFEPLPTLPEDEENVSLADILSLRDSGLSEQEAWAVCLECSLSMRSVAHSAIFQTLCITPDTLAFNTSGNVCFMEQLSDDPEGAFVPPEFDVTGNTFESS